A stretch of the Rickettsiales bacterium genome encodes the following:
- a CDS encoding UDP-N-acetylmuramoyl-L-alanyl-D-glutamate--2,6-diaminopimelate ligase, with product MMDIDFSKVSGIAIDSREVKPGFIFVAINGSTQNGHNYIAKAVANGANIIIHQEEIEKISGITYIKTSNSRVTLGELVEQFYPKQPKYLMGVTGTNGKSSVVHFVIEILSALNKKSVSIGTLGVLGDLQIDSKLTTPATIEMHKILNEIVDNNIEYTALECSSHGIDQHRLDHVKFKACAFTNFTQDHLDYHHTMEKYFEAKQHLFDLMKEGFAILNGDIPEYNDLLDYCLERKHKIICYGKKTDKYATYNITINSIKTLGTIQEVSWNIEGKPYNTSFNLVGNFQIYNIACAIGLLMGCGIDPDKIMPVLSKIKAVTGRMELVTTYNNASVFVDYAHTPDALEHSLRTLSFATKNKLFVIFGCGGDREIEKRPIMGEIAKHYADNIIITDDNPRNEDPAKIRQAIINNCTSAKEIGDREEAISFALSQLQPGDNLLIAGKGHETYQILKNRTIEFNDSQKVISLINALK from the coding sequence CTTTAGTAAAGTTTCAGGAATTGCAATAGATTCGCGTGAAGTAAAGCCAGGCTTCATATTCGTAGCAATAAATGGCTCCACGCAAAATGGACATAATTATATAGCTAAAGCAGTGGCCAATGGTGCAAACATCATTATTCACCAAGAAGAAATAGAAAAAATTTCAGGAATAACTTATATTAAAACCTCTAATTCCCGGGTAACCTTAGGGGAATTAGTTGAGCAATTTTATCCAAAGCAACCTAAATATTTAATGGGAGTGACTGGCACGAACGGAAAAAGCTCAGTAGTTCATTTTGTTATAGAAATTCTAAGTGCTTTAAATAAAAAATCCGTCTCTATTGGAACATTAGGAGTATTGGGAGATCTGCAAATTGATTCTAAGCTCACTACTCCTGCAACTATTGAAATGCATAAAATTCTTAATGAAATTGTAGATAATAACATTGAATATACTGCCCTTGAATGCTCCAGCCATGGAATAGATCAACATCGTTTAGATCATGTTAAATTTAAGGCCTGTGCATTTACTAATTTCACTCAAGATCATTTAGACTATCACCATACAATGGAGAAATACTTTGAGGCAAAACAGCACTTATTTGATCTAATGAAAGAAGGCTTCGCTATTTTAAATGGAGACATTCCTGAATATAATGACCTGCTTGACTATTGTTTAGAACGTAAACATAAAATTATCTGTTATGGAAAAAAAACAGATAAATACGCAACATATAACATAACAATCAATTCCATCAAAACTCTTGGAACCATACAGGAGGTTTCCTGGAACATTGAAGGAAAACCTTATAATACTTCCTTTAATCTAGTTGGCAATTTTCAAATATATAATATAGCTTGCGCCATTGGTTTATTAATGGGGTGCGGTATAGATCCAGATAAAATTATGCCAGTATTATCTAAAATAAAAGCTGTTACCGGAAGGATGGAATTAGTAACAACCTATAACAATGCTAGCGTTTTTGTTGATTATGCCCATACTCCTGATGCCTTGGAACATTCATTAAGAACTTTATCCTTTGCTACAAAAAATAAGTTATTTGTAATATTTGGTTGTGGAGGAGATAGAGAAATAGAAAAGCGTCCTATAATGGGGGAAATAGCTAAACATTATGCTGACAATATAATTATCACTGATGATAACCCACGTAATGAGGATCCTGCAAAAATTCGTCAAGCTATTATAAATAACTGCACTAGCGCAAAGGAAATTGGAGATCGAGAAGAGGCGATATCTTTTGCCTTATCACAATTACAACCAGGAGATAATTTGCTGATTGCTGGGAAGGGACATGAAACCTATCAAATCCTTAAAAATAGGACTATAGAATTCAACGATTCTCAGAAAGTTATATCCTTAATAAATGCCCTAAAATAA